The segment ATAATAAAAGATTTATTTATACCTAATAAGAAtacattttgtatattaataaaagcTCACATATTAGATAAGGATATAAAAAGTGCATTTCATTTGTATAGgaaaatgataaaagaGAATATTGAAGTAGATATAGTAATTTATTCAACTTTAATAGATGgattaataaaaaataaattatataaacgAGCAGAACagttttttaattatatagttaattataaaaatgtagTACCagatgaaatattatatacaataatgataaaaaattgtGCGTATAATAGAGAAGCAGAAAAATGTTTAAATTATTACGAGACTATGTTATCTCATAATTTAAGGATAACCGATATAACTTTAATAGAGATAATTAATTGTTTATCAAGGAGGGAagattatttttataaagtgttttatttttatcatatatatttatctaatgacatgaaaataaatcaacgtttaatgttatatatgataatgGCATGTTCAAATaaaggaaatataaaaaaattaaaggaGATATTAAAGActatgaataaaaataaaatcaaaataagTGATGAAATGTATTGTTATATTGTTAGAACGTTTGCTAATAATTGTAAGGATAAGCGCGTTAGCTTAAGTGAGCGTcacaataatataaagtATGCATGGAGGATTATATATGACTTATTGAAAGGTTCTTCccatatgaaaaaaaaagataaagaaaaaaaaaaagataaagatAAAGATAAAGATATGGATAAAGATATGGATAAAGATATGGATAAAGATAAAGATATAGATATAGATAAAGATATAGATAAACAAAAGGATGAGAGACACCAGGAGATGATAAATACAAAggaacatataaaaaataaccctactgatgataataaaaatattgagAGTTTCAACAAAAATGATCATATCTCTTTTGATAGAGTTAATCATTTGTATAAAGGTACCGAGTTACATTCTTATACATCACATGATTGTATAAACACGAAAATATTAAACAgtcttattttattatatataaattgtgaatattatgaatatgccataaatatgttgaaatatttttcttattttgAATGTGTACCAGATTATTATACTTTCAATATGTTATTcaatatgttatattacaaaatgAAGGATTATGGTAAGGTGTTATgtttatatgattatatgataaataacACACAAAACAAACctaatgaaaaaatatggaacttaatattaaattgCGCTATACAAACAAAATCATCAAAAAATACTTTGTTTATATTACGTCAgatgtatacatataaaatatatccCTCTCCTAAAATggtaaaaaaattataccATGTGGGAAGATATATAACGGAGATACAATTATTGATTAATAGTATGATATGTCAACAAAAGAAAGACATATATGAAGTAAATTTGAAGGAAAATCAGTTAATTCAATTAAATATAGATGAGTACgaattaaatttatttaaagaaGGAAAAACATTCAAAAGTAAAACACCTTTAGATGAAGTTAGAGAACAATTCTTTAAACGAAAGCAAAGATTGGAGAAGGAAAAAAGAATGTctaagaataaaaaatctTCAGATTGGTTACCATATGGTCAATATTTACAAAGTAAAAAGAAGGGTGGTGAGATCTATGCCAAAAGGGTGGATAGGCCTCGACCGTTAGCATTTGACGACTGAGCAgtaagatatatatataaaggtaaaaatatatcaaaatggttattattattttttaaaataagaTACACCGAcgtatattatatatgtatgtatatatgtaagtatatatgtatgtatatatgtatgtatatatgtatgtatatatgtatgtatgtatatatgtatatatattttattttattttattttatttttttttttttttggcATCTTAAAAATTGCTCATGAATaactttatatattatacatttaaattaataaaaaaaaaatattaagtTAAAAGGTNNNNNNNNNNNNNNNNNNNNNNNNNNNNNNNNNNNNNNNNNNNNNNNNNNNNNNNNNNNNNNNNNNNNNNNNNNNNNNNNNNNNNNNNNNNNNNNNNNNNNNNNNNNNNNNNNNNNNNNNNNNNNNNNNNNNNNNNNNNNNNNNNNNNNNNNNNNNNNNNNNNNNNNNNNNNNNNNNNNNNNNNNNNNNNNNNNNNNNNNNNNNNNNNNNNNNNNNNNNNNNNNNNNNNNNNNNNNNNNNNNNNNNNNNNNNNNNNNNNNNNNNNNNNNNNNNNNNNNNNNNNNNNNNNNNNNNNNNNNNNNNNNNNNNNNNNNNNNNNNNNNNNNNNNNNNNNNNNNNNNNNNNNNNNNNNNNNNNNNaaaaggaaaaaaaaaaaaaaaaaaaaaaaaaaaaaaaaaaaaaaaaaaaataataaaaaaaataataaaaaaaaaaaatagatatggatatataaagatatagAGATAGaagtatataaaaaataatacatggtattaatgtttatataaatataatattttaatcCCCAATGGATGATAATTTTACACTTTAgttattttgttattatacatattaagTAAGATGAAAGgagaaaataataatactagtgatataaacatatatatatatatatatatttatatttatatatctttattttttattccaTATTTATGTCGCTTAATAAATTGTGGTCCAgtaaatttattaaatatgaGTTTACAATATTTACAACTGAAATCAATAAGAAGAGGGTTATGGATAAAACGTCGTCCGTGTaaaacagaaaaaaaacttTTAGGAGACAAAGTACAATATCGGTATAAAGCAGCTTCctataacaaaaaattaaggCGCACAcacaaacatatatataaataaatatatatatatatatatttttatatatgtggaTATTATCGTGTgatctattttttttttttttttttttttttttttttttttttttcttaccAAACAAAGAATACTATTGTAAAAGTAATGTGCgcataaatattatgagcagataaaaatttctaaaaaataaaatatacatacatacatatatatatatatatatatatatatatatatatatatatttatttatttatttatttacatatcGTGTTATTATGTTTACACAAATTCCTAccatttttaaaatatttaaaatatgaaaatagGATAAAAAGCTTGACATGTTCGCAATGACTTGTACGTGGGTAGGCAATAGAGCTTTTTCATAATCAGGATTATctttatgtttttttctGGTGGTCTTATgattataaattttttttcttaatatttcttcatattGAGAATCTGTTTCATCTATTAAAGGTAGACTATTTATTTCACATGTTAAGCAAgaattatcattataaaaaaCACTCCAACTATTATAGCTTGTATATTTactaaaaaatattttcgACTTTGTTTcgtgtatatttttttcattgGTTCTTAGTTTTATCATATTTCTTAAAATGCCTAAAGGAATGGGAATTgtaaaaaggaaaaagaaaatttaggtacatatataatagacACCccacaaaaatataaatttacttacttacatatatatatatatatatatatatatatatatataagtatatatttatatgtttatatttatttatttgtgtttttttttataacttACATACAAAAGCCCTCTTCATcttgtaatatatataggaCGCGAAATATTTGcaatatttaattttttttctgaaTGAACGATGCATTGATTTTCTGTAAATTCTAAATAACAAAAGGATGATGTTTGAAGAAaattttatgataataCACATGTGgacaaaataatatagataaataaataagctaataaaaaatagatttacactataatcatataaataaaacaagAATACAAGATCaaaaaagatatttatttgattaATTAATCCTGCTACTATTAgaaatatatcaaattttttattttttatagaataattattattttcatattgaatatattttaataattctatatttataacattatTAACATCTTTTAAATCgtataaattataataaaaattttcattaaaatttaatCTGCTCTCATTATTTGTAATATGATGATATTggttcatatatttttcttctgttatataatatttttcgtttgaaaatatttttccattttttgttttggacgttttttcttttttgtttacGATATATTGTCGTTGTgtgttttctttttttcttttttttttatcacaAAGAAGTTTAAGATTCTCTTCATGGGCATCaacattattatgattatacGAATTATTATGCCTATCTGAATTATTATCTCTAtctaaattattatttatacctacattattatctctatctaaattattatttacacctacattattatctctatataaattattatttatacctacattattatttatatctatattattatctcTGTTTACATTTTTGTTCGCTTCTATGTTATGTTGGATTTCCTCAAgtacattattattcttattattaaaatcaTTAGTTCTATTGTTTACTTGTTTCTTTGATTGGCTAATATACTTGTCATATATCCTCTTACGAacttcttttatattatattttttaataagatcatattttatattattacttataagtaaatcaatataaaacaaaataaagatataaacataaataattaataatatagattTGTTTAATTCTGTCTTTTCactatataataaaagaattataagAGTAATGTaaacacaaaaaaataaaaatgttgttattaaatatgatatacatatttttacaaaatattttttattcaaaataaaaggaCATGAACAATATTTCATCATGCTGCTATTTAAGCCCAATTCTAAAATTTCAGACTCAGTTAATATTTGAGATATTAGCGATTTCTTTTCGttcatctttttttcttttttcttcttttcaatataaaaataaaataaataatatgtaattatatatatatatatatatatttatatatttatatttatttattcatataattaaaagGAAGCCATCTGTGTTGAtcattttaaatattaacattttattttatattttaaacagtcctttatatatatatatatatatatatatatatatatatatattatataatattaagtttgacttaaaatattattttcattttattcttatcatttttttttttttttccttcctctatatttataaaatatttccccttttttccttttttttcttaatgttattattttacattatgaaattaaataaaaaaaaaaaaaacattatatatatatatatatatatataatattataagatatatattttagattattttttcttttgaaaaaaaaagaacaagtaaaaaattttaaaataaaaaatatattaacatattatattttaattatttaacccactattcttttattcataaatttaaaaacggataagaataaaataattatatatatatatatatatatatatattattaaacatatatttttttgtagagcttataaattaattatatatatatatatataatattataataatgattattGACAGGAAGTAGTAGTTTCCCTTGAGAAATAATCGTATTCcaaataattaaataaaaaaaaatatttatatatttatatattaagagtatttataaatatatacaatacatatatatatattatatatatatattatatatatatatatataatgaagtcccttaattttttgagtaataaaaaaatggacCGCGAGAAGgaatgaatatattatatatataatatataataataattttatatattatagatatatttatatataatataatatatattatatacaataaaatatatttattcattttaccttatattttttaagacctatataataacataatatttaatatgaagcatattcatattattattattttataaatattctatta is part of the Plasmodium reichenowi strain SY57 chromosome 12, whole genome shotgun sequence genome and harbors:
- a CDS encoding putative membrane protein (conserved Plasmodium membrane protein, unknown function) encodes the protein MNEKKSLISQILTESEILELGLNSSMMKYCSCPFILNKKYFVKICISYLITTFLFFCVYITLIILLLYSEKTELNKSILLIIYVYIFILFYIDLLISNNIKYDLIKKYNIKEVRKRIYDKYISQSKKQVNNRTNDFNNKNNNVLEEIQHNIEANKNVNRDNNIDINNNVGINNNLYRDNNVGVNNNLDRDNNVGINNNLDRDNNSDRHNNSYNHNNVDAHEENLKLLCDKKKRKKENTQRQYIVNKKEKTSKTKNGKIFSNEKYYITEEKYMNQYHHITNNESRLNFNENFYYNLYDLKDVNNVINIELLKYIQYENNNYSIKNKKFDIFLIVAGLINQINIFFDLVFLFYLYDYSVNLFFISLFIYLYYFVHMCIIIKFSSNIILLLFRIYRKSMHRSFRKKIKYCKYFASYIYYKMKRAFVCILRNMIKLRTNEKNIHETKSKIFFSKYTSYNSWSVFYNDNSCLTCEINSLPLIDETDSQYEEILRKKIYNHKTTRKKHKDNPDYEKALLPTHVQVIANMSSFLSYFHILNILKMKFLSAHNIYAHITFTIVFFVWKLLYTDIVLCLLKVFFLFYTDDVLSITLFLLISVVNIVNSYLINLLDHNLLSDINME